aggtttaaaaaaaaaaaaaaaagcatttttctttggagTCGGTAATTACAGAGGcatatagggctgtgcaattaatcgaaattcaattacaattattacactccacaattaaataaaaaaaaatgggcataAGAttgttaatactaattttgagttgtttaaatgtatatatttgcaaaatttttttaaattttaaaattactAATTTAATAAGacctgtttggtccaaaaggatctTGCATAATCATAATGTTTCAAATtaattgtctttttattttgttttttttacacgtttaaacattttcttgtttgatacccaaaaaagtaataataataaaaatgattgtactaattgtgatttcatttattaccaaattaatcgtgattaatattttcttcataatcgagcaaaACTAGAAGGATATTAGGAAaagtgtaggaaaaaaaaacctaaaaaaatgcacaggaaaaaaaaagtagttataTATAAATAAGGTCACAAATAATATCACAAAAAGAATTAAACATAATTAAGCAAGAAAACACTAAATTCTCATAATGACAATTTTCTCATGAAACTGCaacttgcaatatttcaataCTAATTTTGTacttatgcaagttccttttggatgaattaaaaaaaaaaaattaaattagttatttaaaaaacatacatttaaataactcaaaaattagatttttttttgtttttttttgctttacaattatgctgattttgttattgtggagtgtaataattgaaattgtaggtgaattttgatgaattgcACATCCCTATAATGAGTTGTACAGCCGAAATTATTTACCCTTGGCGGTGTGCGTACCATTGGATGTTTTTCAAGTTTCTCACGGTAATGTCTCATATGTCCAGAAAAATGAGGCTGGTGCTGCTCGTGTGCCATCTGGGTCTGTTGGGGATCCAGGGTCAGATACCACCCGAATGCATTACGAGTGACACAAACAGACCACCAGGTAGCGtttgtatactttttttgtttccattttgcttgcgtcGTGCAAAGCGTGACGACTCATTGTTGCGTTTGTGTCAGAAAACTCGGACATAACGGTGCACTGCGGCACCGACCGCATGGACGTGAGCATCTTCCTTTGCCCCATATACCAAGCCCTCTACAACGAGTCCCTCATGGTGCTCAACAACCAGTTGAACAACGACGAATGTTTCGGCGTGGCCGACTTGACCGTCGACCCGCCCGTCTTGAATTTCAGCTTCCCGATCAACGAAAGCTCCATGTCGTCATGCGGGAACGACTTCAATGTAGGTCATCgcgcttgttgttgttgttgttgtcgcttTAAGAGCTCAATGATCTGACTGAAGCGTTTCTCTGAAGATCATCAATGAAGTGGGCACGGGCGCGTTCGCCGACTTCTCCAACGTCCAATTTGCCAACATCTCCGGCAGCGTCACCTCCATCGACCCGTCGGCCGGCATGATCACGTACAGGCCGCAGCTTATCTACATGTTCTCTTGCCTCTACCCCATGCAATACATCCTCAACAACACCGAGCTGGGAGTGTAAGTGGGACGTGTCGGGGGAAGGTGTCGCTTTTGTGGTTCTCACAGTCAAActcacacttttttctttttcaatcaaATTCTTTACAGATCGGGTGTGAACGTGGCCATTAAAGACAACAACGGCAGCTTCATCAGCACGTTGAGCTTGGAGTTATATACGGTAAGAGTGGATCGGAATGTGCAACTaacccgtccgtccgtccgtccatccatccatccatccatccatccgtccatccatccaatccattcCATTCACCATCCAATCAATCCAATCCATTCACCAtccaatcaatccatccatccatccatccatccatccatccatccatccatccatccatccatccatccagccagccatccatccgtccgtccatccatccatccgtccatccaccaaccaatccgtccatccatccatccaccaatccatccgttcatccatccatccatccatccatcaaccgatccttccatccatccatccaccgatccatccgttcatccatccatccaccaaccAATCCATCCACCGATCCatccgttcatccatccatccaccaaccAATCCatccgttcatccatccatccatccatccaaccatccatccatccatccatccatccatccatccatccatccatccatccatccatccatccatccatccatccatcaatcaatcaatcaatcaatcaatcaatcaatcaatcaatcaatccatcaatcaatcatccACCAAACAATCATCcattcatcaatcaatcaatcaatcaatcaatccatccatcagtccatcagtccatccacccacctactacatccatccatccatccatccatccatcatccccgCCCCCCCATACACAAaaatggcggggcacagagaaaccatgtgaggaaagaCCCTCacgaaacactggagctaaaaactaaatgacaataaaataaaagcaaataaataaagaataaaaagcaaacaaacaaacaaagcaaaaagacAGGATAATAAAAGGAACTGGGaactaaaaaaaagaatttcaatgacaaacaaaaaaaaaaaaaaaaaaaaaagtgtgtcttGATCCATAGGTTTTAACTAACTGAAGTGTTATGTGATTTTTCAGGACGATCAGTTCCAAACGCAACTCACCATCCCGGAGACGGGAC
This genomic stretch from Festucalex cinctus isolate MCC-2025b chromosome 13, RoL_Fcin_1.0, whole genome shotgun sequence harbors:
- the LOC144033485 gene encoding zona pellucida-like domain-containing protein 1; this encodes MFFKFLTVMSHMSRKMRLVLLVCHLGLLGIQGQIPPECITSDTNRPPENSDITVHCGTDRMDVSIFLCPIYQALYNESLMVLNNQLNNDECFGVADLTVDPPVLNFSFPINESSMSSCGNDFNIINEVGTGAFADFSNVQFANISGSVTSIDPSAGMITYRPQLIYMFSCLYPMQYILNNTELGVSGVNVAIKDNNGSFISTLSLELYTDDQFQTQLTIPETGLQLKTKIYVAVRATNLTDRFNVLLDRCYATTSPYPDFDSFYDLFIGCTRDEQTEVILNGDSQVAYFSFEAFRFVEHKNRSVSTFYLHCVTRLCEVSSCESLKPVCPAVGRRRRREVEDVLANATVTSQAILVAKKSTEDFHTNTVTHGSSVSRYSDPVVAVFTSICILAIFRF